In Carassius gibelio isolate Cgi1373 ecotype wild population from Czech Republic chromosome B20, carGib1.2-hapl.c, whole genome shotgun sequence, the following are encoded in one genomic region:
- the LOC127983393 gene encoding phosducin-like isoform X2 — MSDRIADEEPVAVTHTGPKGVINDWRKFKLESMDQEALPPNKRELLRQMSSPHKPRDSCMSAQEYELIKEDDEKSLRKYRKQCMQEMHERLSFGPKFEGVYDLDSGEAFLEVIEKEHRLTVVVVHIFKDGVQGCEVLNSCMDCLATEYPSVKFCRISAAATGAGERFSDDVLPALLVYKAGELLGNFLAVTQHFSEEFFATDVEAFLNEYGLLPEKECGPGADEDEADVE; from the exons atgtctgacagaatcgCAGATGAGGAGCCAGTGGCTGTCACTCACACAG GACCAAAGGGTGTCATCAATGACTGGCGTAAATTTAAACTGGAGAGCATGGACCAGGAGGCTCTGCCTCCCAACAAGAGAGAGCTTCTAAGACAGATGTCATCCCCCCACAAACCCAGAGACTCCTGT ATGAGCGCTCAGGAGTATGAGCTGATAAAAGAAGATGATGAGAAAAGTCTGCGTAAGTACCGCAAGCAATGCATGCAGGAGATGCACGAGCGCCTGAGCTTCGGGCCCAAATTTGAGGGCGTGTATGACCTAGACAGTGGCGAGGCCTTTCTGGAGGTCATTGAGAAGGAGCACCGGCTCACAGTGGTGGTGGTGCACATCTTTAAAGATGGAGTGCAGGGGTGCGAGGTGCTTAACAGTTGCATGGATTGCCTGGCCACAGAATATCCCAGTGTTAAATTCTGCCGCATTAGTGCCGCCGCCACTGGAGCTGGTGAGCGTTTCTCAGATGACGTGCTGCCCGCTTTGTTAGTGTACAAGGCTGGAGAGCTTCTGGGAAACTTCCTGGCTGTTACGCAGCATTTCAGCGAGGAGTTCTTTGCTACCGATGTAGAGGCCTTCCTCAATGAGTATGGACTGCTGCCAGAGAAGGAATGCGGCCCTGGAGCGGATGAGGATGAAGCAGATGTGGAGTGA
- the LOC127983393 gene encoding phosducin-like isoform X1, whose product MSDRIADEEPVAVTHTGPKGVINDWRKFKLESMDQEALPPNKRELLRQMSSPHKPRDSCVGGINRKMSAQEYELIKEDDEKSLRKYRKQCMQEMHERLSFGPKFEGVYDLDSGEAFLEVIEKEHRLTVVVVHIFKDGVQGCEVLNSCMDCLATEYPSVKFCRISAAATGAGERFSDDVLPALLVYKAGELLGNFLAVTQHFSEEFFATDVEAFLNEYGLLPEKECGPGADEDEADVE is encoded by the exons atgtctgacagaatcgCAGATGAGGAGCCAGTGGCTGTCACTCACACAG GACCAAAGGGTGTCATCAATGACTGGCGTAAATTTAAACTGGAGAGCATGGACCAGGAGGCTCTGCCTCCCAACAAGAGAGAGCTTCTAAGACAGATGTCATCCCCCCACAAACCCAGAGACTCCTGTGTGGGTGGAATCAATCGCAAG ATGAGCGCTCAGGAGTATGAGCTGATAAAAGAAGATGATGAGAAAAGTCTGCGTAAGTACCGCAAGCAATGCATGCAGGAGATGCACGAGCGCCTGAGCTTCGGGCCCAAATTTGAGGGCGTGTATGACCTAGACAGTGGCGAGGCCTTTCTGGAGGTCATTGAGAAGGAGCACCGGCTCACAGTGGTGGTGGTGCACATCTTTAAAGATGGAGTGCAGGGGTGCGAGGTGCTTAACAGTTGCATGGATTGCCTGGCCACAGAATATCCCAGTGTTAAATTCTGCCGCATTAGTGCCGCCGCCACTGGAGCTGGTGAGCGTTTCTCAGATGACGTGCTGCCCGCTTTGTTAGTGTACAAGGCTGGAGAGCTTCTGGGAAACTTCCTGGCTGTTACGCAGCATTTCAGCGAGGAGTTCTTTGCTACCGATGTAGAGGCCTTCCTCAATGAGTATGGACTGCTGCCAGAGAAGGAATGCGGCCCTGGAGCGGATGAGGATGAAGCAGATGTGGAGTGA
- the LOC127983392 gene encoding prostaglandin G/H synthase 2-like: MNSSVLFILLHLGFVVCQGANPCCSQPCQNRGVCTALGSDSYECDCTRTGYQGQNCTTPEFLTWVKVSLKPSPNTVHYILTHFKSLWNIVNNISFLRNAIMRYVLTSRAHLIESPPIFNADYGYKSWEAYSNLSYYTRTLPPVPHDCPTPMGVAGKKELPDVKLLAEKLLLRRKFIPDPQRTSLMFAFFAQHFTHQFFKTDMKKGPAFTSAINHGVDLGHIYGQDLERQHKLRLFKDGKLRYQVVDGEVYPPTVSEVQVVMHYPPHVPESRRFAVGHEAFGLVPGLMMYATIWLREHNRVCDILKQEHPDWDDERLFQTSRLILIGETIKIVIEDYVQHLSGYHFKLKFDPELLFNERFQYQNRISSEFNTLYHWHPLMPDEFHIQDEVYNYNQFLFNTSILTDHGVNSLVESFTKQIAGRVAGGRNVAPAVLKVAIKSIEGSRQMRYQSINAYRKRFNMKPYKSFEEMTGEKEMAAELEEMYGDVDAVELYAGLLTEKPRTNAIFGETMVEMGAPYSLKGLMGNPICSPEYWKPSTFGGKVGFEIVNTASLQKLVCNNVKGPCPMASFYVPNVKDSVPTTINASTSHSDQNVNPTVLLKERTSEL, from the exons ATGAATAGTTCGgtattatttattcttttgcaCCTGGGGTTCGTGGTTTGCCAAGGAG CCAACCCCTGTTGCTCTCAGCCATGTCAAAATCGAGGGGTCTGTACGGCATTGGGCTCAGACTCCTATGAATGTGACTGTACACGCACTGGATATCAAGGTCAAAACTGCACAACAC CTGAGTTTCTCACATGGGTGAAAGTTTCTCTGAAGCCTTCTCCCAACACGGTGCATTATATTCTCACACACTTTAAAAGCTTGTGGAATATTGTCAACAACATATCATTTTTGAGAAACGCCATAATGAGATACGTGCTAACAT CTCGTGCCCATCTGATTGAGAGCCCCCCTATATTCAATGCAGACTATGGTTACAAAAGCTGGGAAGCCTACTCAAATCTCTCCTACTACACTCGCACACTGCCTCCTGTCCCGCACGATTGCCCAACACCAATGGGAGTCGCAG GAAAAAAAGAGCTGCCAGACGTGAAGCTTCTGGCTGAGAAGCTGCTTCTCAGGAGGAAGTTCATCCCAGACCCTCAGCGCACCAGTCTTATGTTCGCTTTCTTTGCCCAACATTTTACCCACCAGTTCTTCAAAACAGACATGAAGAAAGGTCCAGCCTtcacaagtgccataaatcacgGG GTTGACTTGGGACACATATACGGACAGGACCTTGAACGCCAACACAAGCTGAGACTTTTCAAGGATGGCAAGCTGAGATATCAG GTTGTGGATGGTGAGGTTTATCCTCCGACAGTTAGTGAGGTTCAAGTAGTCATGCACTACCCTCCTCATGTACCTGAGTCTCGTCGCTTTGCCGTTGGTCACGAGGCCTTTGGACTGGTTCCTGGACTCATGATGTATGCCACCATCTGGCTGCGTGAACACAACAGAGTGTGTGACATACTGAAGCAGGAGCATCCTGACTGGGATGACGAGAGGCTGTTTCAGACCTCACGGCTCATCCTTATTG GCGAGACGATCAAAATTGTCATTGAAGATTATGTGCAACATCTCAGTGGATACCACTTTAAGCTCAAGTTTGATCCTGAACTTCTCTTCAACGAGCGTTTCCAGTACCAGAACAGGATCTCTTCTGAGTTCAACACTCTTTACCACTGGCACCCCCTTATGCCTGATGAATTTCACATCCAGGATGAAGTCTACAATTATAATCAGTTTCTCTTCAACACATCTATACTGACAGACCATGGCGTCAACAGCTTGGTTGAGTCCTTCACCAAACAGATTGCTGGAAGG GTGGCTGGAGGGCGTAACGTTGCACCAGCTGTGTTAAAGGTGGCCATAAAGTCAATTGAAGGCAGCAGGCAAATGCGCTACCAATCTATCAATGCCTACAGGAAACGCTTCAACATGAAGCCATACAAATCATTCGAAGAAATGACAG GAGAAAAGGAGATGGCTGCTGAACTTGAAGAGATGTACGGAGATGTGGATGCTGTGGAGCTTTATGCTGGGCTGCTGACTGAGAAGCCCAGGACCAACGCCATCTTTGGGGAGACCATGGTGGAAATGGGTGCCCCCTACTCCCTCAAAGGACTTATGGGAAATCCCATCTGTTCCCCCGAGTACTGGAAACCGAGCACCTTTGGTGGCAAAGTGGGTTTTGAGATTGTCAATACTGCCTCTCTGCAGAAATTGGTTTGCAATAATGTCAAAGGGCCCTGCCCTATGGCGTCCTTCTACGTGCCTAATGTAAAAGATTCAGTACCAACCACCATTAATGCAAGCACTTCCCACTCAGATCAAAATGTCAACCCAACAGTTTTACTGAAAGAACGGACATCTGAACTCTGA